Below is a genomic region from Miscanthus floridulus cultivar M001 chromosome 1, ASM1932011v1, whole genome shotgun sequence.
CGCAGCCACTCGTTGTCATCTAATATTTTTCATTATCCACCTTTAGGTGTCATCTAATTTTTTTATAAACCTTTTAGTTAAAATTCTCAATCTAATTACAGTgcctaaatatatgcataaaaCCCCTACAACTTGTCCTTTCAACACAAATCCTGCATATGTTATCCATTGCATATGTAACAAATAAATACACCCTCCAtgccaaattataagatgttttgactttttttttaatatatagcttttgttatgcacttagatacatagcaaaaataatatatctagaaaaaccaaaacgtaAACATCTTATAGTTTAGAACAGAGGGGTATCACGTTGTATTTTCTAGAACAAAATTTTACACTGTTGGaacatttttttttcctttggaccGTTTTCTTTTTAATGCCAAAGCCGAAACAATAATAAGTGAAAAATGTTTCAATAGAACATAAATATTCTAGTGTGAGAAAAAGTGTTTCACGTATAGAAATACTTGTACACGTATAGATATACTTGTAGGCAACATAATGCTTATTTTCTAGTATGTAACAATCACCCTGAAATCCTATCCATCTTTAATTTCCGTGTGTTCGGTCCCCTATGCTCCATTGCTCTATTTTTGGGAGGTGGCTCAAGATTGTTTAGTTCCTAGTTATAATTTGCTATAACTAAATTTAAATCAGTGTGGCTGTGGTAGAAATTTTAAACTTATGCTTTGACATATCTAAGTAAAATCTTGCTGCACATTTTACTCAATAGCATGTGGATTTCAAGAAAATATTACCTAAATTTAATTGCCAACTAAACACTCAACAGCTCGATAAACTTGTCTAGCGCGGCTGACTGGTAACCAAACGGAAACCTGGTTTTCCGGTGATCCAGAGCCGAAAAAGGACCGCCACCAACCGCTCGCTTTCCCGCACCTCCCCTCCCCACCTctcgctcccccccccccccccccccccccccccccccccccccccccccccaattgcAGGATCGGCACCGATGCGATTCGACCGCGGCCTCCCATCCGGTGCGGAGGTCTGCAATTGGGGGGAGGCTCCTCTCCGCCGCTGGAACCGCTGCGGCGTCGCGGCCTGTGCGAGTTTCCTGCCGGTTCCTCGTCCCTCGGGTACGCGATTCACGCCCTGGACGTTCTCTTCTTGTTGCCATCCACATTTGAGTGCGATCCTGGCCCCCGCTGAGCAATGTTGCTCTTTTGACGAAACTGGAGGGGCCGGAGCCCCTACAGGAGGAATTTATATTAAATAAAGAAAGCGTTACAGGAAATGTTGCTCTGCTTGTGCTAAGGTAGCTGATTCAGGTTTCATTTTCTCTGTGGTCTCTGTGGTTTTCAGGGAGAGAATTGCGTTCCTTGGCATTACTGTTTGGTGGCAGACAGTAGTGCTGCTTCTCTGAGGAGGCATTGGTGCGATAGGCAGTTGAACTGAACTGGTAAATCAAAGGTCTCTGGCCTTCAAGGGAAATTGGGAAATTCAGGTTGAACGTGGTTACATCATTCTTCCCTTCATTGGTGTTTTTCAGCAGCAGAAATCCATtcgcaggagagagagagagatcaaaGAGGAGAGTGATCATGGAGCATGTGATTGGAGGGAAGTATAAGCTTGGGAGGAAGATTGGGAGTGGATCCTTCGGGGAGCTATATCTCGGTACATTCCATATATTTTATGCATATTATATGGTTGTTGTTTCGTTAACCCCAGAAATAAATTTTTATTCTCTCTAGTGTGGCTTTTCTTGATCCAGGTGTTAATATACAGAATGGAGAGGAAGTGGGAATAAAATTGGTATGTGCAAATAAACCTGGCTGCGACGTATATACTGTTTGCATTTAATGTATTATAACGTTTCTCTTCTCTAGAATCTGGATATACCCTTTTAAACTTAGAGGTGAAGTGTTTGGTTCAAGGTCTCACCTTTTCTTTGGTTTGATCTGTCAGGAGCCTGTGAAAACAAAACATCCACAGCTGCACTATGAATCTAAAGTTTATATGCTACTGCAGGGTGGAAGTAAGTGGATTGTAATTTATATGTTTATTTACAGTAATCCGTGCCCACTCCTTCTGGTTGCTTATTTAGTCACTCATTTTTGAAACATAGATGGTATCCACAACCTCAAGTGGTATGGTGTCGAGGGGGGGAGTACTAATGTTCTATGGTGATCGATCTTCTTGACCCAAGCTTGAAGATTTGTTTAATTGCTGCAATAGGAAAATTTTCTATGAAAACATGCTTATGCTTGCTGATCAACTGGTGAGTTCATCCATTCCATATTCAACCTGTGCTGGCCCGGAACAGTTAGACAAGTCAACTTTCTGTGAATTGATATCAAGCTATTTGTTAGGAGTTACATGTTCAGAATTTTTTTTTTCGAGGTCAActtcaggggggggggggggttgggggggggggggggggggggggggggggggggggggggggggggggggggggggggggggggggggggtgggtgtggggtgggggggggggatcAACGAATCCCCTACCTGCCCATTTTCATTCCACAGATGCCGGAAGTCCAGTTGGTGGAAGGCGAAGCCTTGCCAGTTACATCACAAGATCAGAGGTTTATGTAGGGGCGTTTAGATTACATAGATAGCGCTTGTCTCCAATTGCTTGCTAGGTTCTCCTCCTTCCTGAAGTGCTAGAAGTTTCATGAGCATTCTACCATAAGTGTTGCCTTATTTTGTGGGTTTTAATTCCATAGTGTTAGATCATTGATGGTAGAAATCAAATGAGTTTCATGAACACCATGTGCTATTCTGAGTGTATCTCAGCCAAGCTTTGCAAGACTGTAACTATTTTAAGTTTGTTCCTTTTTTTTCTCAGTGgacgagggagggagagagagagagagtttattATTGTCCTACTAGTTTTCTTTGAAGACTTTTTTTTGCTTGGACTTACATTATTGAATATTGACTTTCATTTTTAGATAAACCGAGTGGAATACATGCATTCCAAGGGATTTATTCATCGTGACATCAAGCCAGACAACTTCCTTATGGGCTTAGGTCGGAAAGCTAATCAGGTTTGACTTAACCCCCCAATGTCATCTGCTTTTGTTGTTTTCGGTATAAACTGAACATAGTAGTTACTTCTCTAGTATTAATAATATCTGGTAATAATCCCCAAGATTCTTACTCGTCAATGAACAATATGTAAAGACATATATCCTTTTTCTTCTGCAGGTCTATATCATTGATTATGGGCTTGCTAAGAAATACAAGGACCTTCAGACTCATAAACACATCCCATACAGGTGAAGCATATGAATGAAGTTTTCACTTAGAACTGAGCCTGGATTTTGTTGTGCCAAACAATTATTCCATTAAATTGCAAGTTCATAAGCAGAAACTGGGATGTGAGAATTCGCACAGCCTCTATACTGCACCTGTGTCACAATTTCCTACATTGTCTCGAGAGACACTGGCTAATGGTACACTGTTGGGCAATCCACTGAGTTCTGTTGATTTGATATAGTATCAGATCATGGTACAGAGAGGCAACCTGAGTGGATTGTTTGATCTTGCGTTATTTACATGTAAATTTCTGAAATAAAATGTGCCTGTCCAATTGCGTCATGACGTTGTGTGTTAGCATATATCTTCTTGATGATTCAAGTTTTGACACCAAGGTTAAAAGTATTCTAGTGTCAGATTACATGCAAATATGTACTGCCTTTTCTGCGACATTTGCAGATTGGGGTGCTAGGCTCGAATTTAATCGATAGATTAGACATAAAGTGAAACCTTTTTCATTTTTCTGACTAGTTTTTTAGGGTAAATGATTAATTATTTTTTTCTGCACAGGGAGAACAAAAATCTGACTGGAACAGCACGTTATGCTAGTGTGAATACTCATCTTGGAATAGGTGAGCACAATGAGCAAATCAAATATGTTAACATGTGTCTCCAATTGTAATAAAATCATACACATTTTGATTCTTGGATGCTTGCTCATGAAATGAACCTAACCTGACAAAGGAACGGCTACTTGATCTAAAGCTTTTAAAAGGAGGGGGAAAACAGTGTAGTTGTTTTTCATGTACCTGTATTTATTTCATCCAGAACAAAGCAGGAGAGATGACCTGGAGTCTGTTGGCTATCTTCTGCTATATTTTTTGAGAGGAAGGTTTGTCCAGAATCAGTCTATTTTACTATATTCCCTATTTTATCAATATTATACTTGACATGCTTTTTCGTTATGCTTAGCCTCCCATGGCAGGGTCTTAAAGCTGGCACTAAGAAACAAAAGTATGACAAAATTAGTGAAAAGAAAATGCTTACCTCAGCAGAGGTACTGACTGCCAACATGAACTTTGTAATCCTGTCATGGTAGTTCTTGCAGGCACTGTTTGAACTAATATCATTTCAACCAGGTTCTGTGCAAATTTTACCCATCGGAGTTCATCTCGTATTTCCACTATTGTCGCTCCCTGCGATTTGAAGACAGGCCAGATTACTCTTTTCTGAAGAAACTATTCCGTGATGTATTTATCCGGGAAGGTACACACCTCCTTTCTTCTCAGTGGCTAATTTGACCATTGTTCTTGCCCATTCTATGATCTGGTGTTAGGAAACTTGGTCTGATTATAGATTAACACTGTAGGATACCAATTCGATTATGTATTTGACTGGACTGCGCTGAAGTACCCTCAAATGGGTTCCAACAACAAGCTTGTTCAAGTATGTCTCTTTAATCTTATATCTATGTCTTGTTTGGTCTACATTCTTGGTGAACTATTCTTGTCTTTTCATTTCACAAAAAGAAAATGCCATTATGTTTTTCATCCAGCAACCAAGTGCAAGAATGGCTGGAGTTGGACCATCAGTTGAGAGAACAGACAAAGCTTCCGGTATGTCTCCTGGTAGTTAATTACATTTGGACCATTGCTGTATGAAAAAAAAATGATCACTTTAGCTAATTAGTTTCTTTTTGCCAGTGGGACAAGAGATCCGGGATAGATTCACTGGTGCTGTTGAGGCATTCGCCAGAAGAAATCCAGGCTCTGGTCGCCATGGAGATCATTCCAGGCACAAAAGCCTTGCAGATTCCTTTGGAACATCCAACGAAGCAGTAAGTATCCGATTTAGctcttctcaaaaaaaaaagtatcCCGTTTTTTTTTAATCTAAAAAGTATCCCGTTTAGCTGTGGTAGCTAGTAAACATGAATGGAGATATACACTTTTTAAAAGAAAATATGTACCAAGTGTCAAATCCAGTATTGAAAAAATGAGTCTAGTAAATGGAAAAGAAAAGGATTTTTCCTCTTTTCCATGTTCGTAGTATTTTGCTGAAAATCTTTCTGCTAACTCTCAGTTCTTAGGAAGTGTATGATAATCTGTTCACAGAAACTTGGCACAATGTTGTATACTGTATTGGTTCTACAAATGAGCCCACTACT
It encodes:
- the LOC136484643 gene encoding LOW QUALITY PROTEIN: casein kinase 1-like (The sequence of the model RefSeq protein was modified relative to this genomic sequence to represent the inferred CDS: deleted 1 base in 1 codon; substituted 2 bases at 2 genomic stop codons), with the translated sequence MEHVIGGKYKLGRKIGSGSFGELYLGVNIQNGEEVGIKLEPVKTKHPQLHYESKVYMLLQGGNGIHNLKWYGVEGGSTNVLWXSIFXPKLEDLFNCCNRKIFYENMLMLADQLINRVEYMHSKGFIHRDIKPDNFLMGLGRKANQVYIIDYGLAKKYKDLQTHKHIPYRENKNLTGTARYASVNTHLGIEQSRRDDLESVGYLLLYFLRGSLPWQGLKAGTKKQKYDKISEKKMLTSAEVLCKFYPSEFISYFHYCRSLRFEDRPDYSFLKKLFRDVFIREGYQFDYVFDWTALKYPQMGSNNKLVQQPSARMAGVGPSVERTDKASVGQEIRDRFTGAVEAFARRNPGSGRHGDHSRHKSLADSFGTSNEAVADSEKTRILSRGGASSSRPTSSGDCSDQNRRWVSGSSGGSGRPSTAQRLHHSGGAENSRSSPRSPVARNAAGRGGSGSRDNMTFRSLERLSITTSRRK